In Notamacropus eugenii isolate mMacEug1 chromosome 1, mMacEug1.pri_v2, whole genome shotgun sequence, one genomic interval encodes:
- the MPV17L gene encoding mpv17-like protein: MWGWWRIVPRTARRYPWPANVLVYGVLYSSGDVLQQLLRGCEPDLQQTRRVTIVAMGFHANFNYVWLGLLERALPGRTPRAVLGKVLCDQLLGGPIALSGFYTGMSILQGKEDKFLDLRQKFWNTYKTGLMFWPFVQLLNFSFVPIYLRTAYLGLCGFLWASFLCYSQQSGDGTLSSVFSWLKEKEASEVERSPGK; the protein is encoded by the exons ATGTGGGGCTGGTGGCGGATCGTGCCGCGGACAGCCCGGCGCTACCCGTGGCCCGCCAACGTGCTGGTCTACGGGGTTCTGTATTCGTCCGGGGACGTACTGCAGCAGCTGCTGCGGGGCTGCGAGCCCGATCTGCAGCAGACGAGGCGTGTGACCATCGTGGCCATGGGCTTCCACGCGAACTTCAACTACGTGTGGCTGGGGCTCCTGGAGCGCGCGCTGCCGGGCCGCACGCCCCGCGCGGTGCTGGGCAAGGTGCTGTGCGACCAGCTGCTGGGCGGGCCCATTGCGCTGAGCGGCTTCTACACGG GCATGagtatacttcaggggaaagaggATAAGTTTTTGGACCTGAGGCAGAAATTCTGGAATACTTATAAG ACTGGTCTCATGTTTTGGCCTTTTGTGCAG CTTCTCAACTTCAGTTTTGTTCCCATTTACTTGAGAACAGCATATTTGGGACTTTGCGGTTTTCTCTGGGCTTCTTTCCTTTGCTACTCACAACAAAGTGGTGATGGTACACTGTCGTCAGTTTTTTCATGGCTTAAGGAAAAGGAGGCCAGTGAAGTCGAAAGATCCCCAGGGAAATGA